In Colletotrichum lupini chromosome 6, complete sequence, a single window of DNA contains:
- a CDS encoding NADPH dehydrogenase: protein MEQCKAQAPGPGFGFTARRVSGSGGSLRNGRYPLSTFKTYLSKTITMAAENTKLFQPLKAGKMELGHRVVMAPLTRYRADDDSVPLDLVSQYYADRASTPGTLIITEATAVSPADVGDLDLPDFSTPAQIAAWKNVFDAIHAKGSYVFQQLWSLGRAADPEFVRGRGFKYCSSSDVQMTGRPCKPDALTEEEIWEKINNWRVAARNVIAAGGDGVEIHGAHGYLVDQFTRDSANKRTDKWGGSVENRARFLLEIVKAVVEEVGAERVALRLSPFATFQESYSTSPDTWEQTAYIVREIKKAGHKLAYLSLVEAVGNPVNLGIVPRQVTDDVQPFDEAKPQTLDFILEEWDNISPVVVAGGYLGDSARWAVDERYAKWDVAVAFGRYFISNPDLVFRVKNNVAFTPYDRTTFYKKKSNDGYNTYEFSEEYKKVNGVNGVNGSA, encoded by the exons ATGGAGCAGTGCAAGGCACAAGCACCAGGACCCGGCTTCGGTTTCACCGCTCGGAGAGTGAGCGGATCTGGTGGCTCGCTGAGAAATGGACG ATACCCCCTTTCGACTTTCAAAACCTACCTTTCCAAAACAATCACAATGGCCGCCGAGAACACCAAGCTCTTCCAGCCTCTCAAGGCCGGCAAGATGGAACTCGGCCACCGCGTCGTCATGGCTCCCCTCACCCGCTACCGCGCCGACGACGACTCCGTTCCCCTCGACCTCGTCTCTCAGTACTACGCCGACCGCGCCTCGACCCCGGGCACCCTCATCATCACCGAGGCCACCGCGGTCTCCCCGGCCGACGTCGGCGATCTCGACCTCCCCGACTTCTCCACCCCGGCCCAGATCGCCGCCTGGAAGAACGTCTTTGACGCCATCCACGCCAAGGGCAGCTACGTCTTCCAGCAGCTCTGGTCCCTCGGCCGCGCCGCTGACCCCGAATTCGTCCGGGGCCGCGGCTTCAAGTACTGCTCCTCCTCCGACGTTCAGATGACCGGCCGCCCCTGCAAGCCCGACGCCCTCACCGAGGAGGAGATCTGGGAAAAGATCAACAACTGGCGCGTCGCCGCCCGCAACGTCATCGCCGCCGGCGGTGACGGCGTCGAGATCCACGGCGCCCACGGCTACCTCGTCGACCAGTTCACCCGCGACTCGGCCAACAAGCGCACCGACAAGTGGGGCGGCTCCGTCGAGAACCGCGCCCGCTTCCTCCTCGAGATCGTCAAGGCCGTCGTTGAGGAGGTTGGCGCCGAGCGCGTCGCCCTGCGCCTGAGCCCCTTTGCCACCTTCCAGGAGTCCTACTCCACCAGCCCCGACACCTGGGAGCAGACGGCCTACATTGTCCGCGAGATCAAGAAGGCCGGCCACAAGCTCGCCTACCTCTCCCTCGTCGAGGCCGTCGGCAACCCCGTCAACCTGGGCATCGTGCCCCGCCAGGTCACGGACGACGTGCAGCCCTTTGACGAGGCCAAGCCCCAGACGCTTGACTTCATCCTCGAGGAGTGGGACAACATCTCCCCCGTCGTCGTCGCGGGTGGCTACCTCGGCGACAGCGCCCGCTGGGCCGTCGACGAGCGCTACGCCAAGTGGGATGTCGCCGTTGCTTTCGGCCGCTACTTCATCTCCAACCCGGACCTCGTCTTCCGCGTCAAGAACAACGTCGCCTTCACCCCCTACGACCGCACTACTTTCtacaagaagaagagcaaCGATGGCTACAACACGTACGAGTTTAGCGAGGAGTACAAGAAGGTCAACGGTGTTAACGGTGTTAACGGCTCCGCCTAA
- a CDS encoding peroxisomal membrane protein 24: protein MSLAALDGLKAAIERIILDPKYHDILAVVKGARNGAVYGAKVRFPHALVMIFLFRSGTLRQKAGLVFRATRTHARNLAKFATIYKLTMYLLKNYGPSPGKEGPYDSFFAGLLGGYIVFGGRSPRSGKISSVNQQIVIYVFARVVLALARLAVAPGKGLPVVSRDDVSAKISYYAWPVFASTSWAMVMYLFRWQPQELQPSLRSSMTYIYQQSSEWDSLRNFIWHNK, encoded by the exons ATGTCGCTCGCCGCCCTCGATGGCCTCAAG GCCGCAATCGAGCGCATCATCCTCGACCCCAAGTACCACGACATTCTCGCCGTCGTCAAAGGCGCCCGCAATGGCGCCGTCTACGGCGCAAAAGTCCGCTTTCCTCATGCCCTTGT CATGATATTCCTCTTCCGTTCGGGAAC ACTCCGCCAAAAAGCAGGCCTTGTATTCCGCGCGACCCGAACGCACGCCCGCAACCTCGCCAAGTTTGCGACAATCTACAAGCTCACAATGTACCTCCTCAAAAATTACGGCCCCAGCCCGGGCAAGGAAGGGCCCTACGACTCCTTCTTCGCCGGCCTGCTGGGCGGCTACATCGTCTTTGGCGGGCGCTCCCCGCGTAGCGGCAAGATCTCGAGCGTGAACCAGCAGATTGTCATCTACGTCTTTGCGCGCGTCGTCCTGGCGCTCGCCCGCCTCGCCGTGGCCCCCGGCAAGGGCCTGCCCGTCGTCAGCCGCGACGACGTCTCGGCCAAGATCAGCTACTACGCGTGGCCCGTCTTTGCGAGCACGAGTTGGGCCATGGTCATGTACCTGTTCCGCTGGCAGCCGCAGGAGCTGCAGCCTAGTTTGCGCAGCAGCATGACGTACATTTACCAGCAGAGCAGCGAGTGGGATTCGCTGAGGAACTTTATCTGGCATAACAAATAG